Proteins encoded by one window of Megachile rotundata isolate GNS110a chromosome 10, iyMegRotu1, whole genome shotgun sequence:
- the Pkc98E gene encoding protein kinase C isoform X2 — protein MFTGTMKIQICEAVGLRATNKQRKFWQDEPILDPYVQLDVDENHLDRSSTKPKTFDPVWNESFTHEVQDAVMLGLTVFHDAALPPDYFVANCSIPFEELVSRNDKPADFWVDLEPQGKLRVRIDLKWNDQGCGTSDGAGIGGRGGGSITAGKEPRREFKERQGFNRRRFAMRRRVHQANGHKFMATFLRQPTFCSHCREFIWGLGKQGYQCQVCTCVVHKRCHKLVITKCPGMRDESSQDTESPRFSIDMPHRFVVHNFKRFTFCDHCGSLLYGLYRQGLQCEACDMNVHKRCQKNVANNCGIDTKAMAEILSTMNISPDKQIKTPKINYRTTTCQSGETSKTVTVTNTLPTDNSQTVQQKTEETPVIVSENAVPVSENEVRKFGIEDFNFIKVLGKGSFGKVMLVERKANPDEVYAVKILRKDAIIQDDDVDCTMTEKRILTLAAKHPFLTAIHSCFQTSDRLFFVMEYVNGGDLMFHIQRARKFDEARARFYAAEVTLALQFLHKHHVIYRDLKLDNILLDQEGHCKLADFGMCKEGIIEGNTTTSTFCGTPDYIAPEILQELQYGASVDWWALGVLMYEMMAGQPPFEADNEDDLFESILRDDVLYPIWISKEAVSILKGFMTKNPAKRLGCVAANGGESAIKAHPFFQEMDWDALEARKVKPPIRPKIKSKKDAMNFDTEFTKEDPVLTPENPEEVNYINQEEFQGFSFINKDFNPARFGAQ, from the exons ATGTTCACCGGGACAATGAAGATCCAAATATGCGAAGCGGTCGGACTTAGGGCGACTAACAAGCAACGCAAGTTCTGGCAGGATGAACCTATACTCGATCCTTACGTTCAACTCGACGTTGACGAGAATCATCTTGATCGCTCCTCCACCAAACCGAAAACCTTCGATCCGGTATGGAACGAGAGTTTCACCCACGAAGTCCAAGACGCGGTGATGCTTGGACTCACTGTCTTCCACGATGCGGCATTACCGCCGGATTATTTCGTCGCCAATTGCAGTATCCCTTTCGAGGAACTTGTCAGCAGAAATGACAAACCTGCGGATTTTTGG gtTGACCTTGAACCTCAAGGAAAACTCAGGGTTAGGATTGACTTAAAGTGGAATGATCAAG GCTGTGGTACAAGTGATGGAGCAGGTATCGGAGGCAGAGGTGGTGGAAGCATCACTGCTGGGAAAGAACCCAGGAGGGAGTTCAAAGAACGACAGGGTTTCAATCGGCGAAGGTTTGCAATGCGACGCAGAGTTCATCAAGCAAATGGTCATAAATTTATGGCTACTTTCCTGAGGCAACCGACTTTCTGTTCTCACTGCCGTGAATTTATATG GGGCTTGGGCAAGCAGGGCTATCAGTGTCAAG TTTGCACATGCGTTGTTCATAAGAGGTGCCACAAGTTAGTTATTACAAAATGCCCAGGCATGAGAGACGag TCAAGTCAAGATACAGAAAGTCCACGTTTCAGTATAGATATGCCACACCGTTTTGTTGTTCACAATTTCAAGAGATTTACTTTTTGTGACCATTGTGGTTCACTATTGTATGGCTTGTATAGACAAGGTTTACAATGCGAAG CTTGTGATATGAATGTTCACAAAAGATGTCAGAAGAATGTAGCAAATAACTGTGGTATTGATACTAAAGCTATGGCTGAGATTTTAAGTACAATGAATATATCACcagataaacaaataaaaactcCAAAGATTAATTATAGAACAACAACTTGTCAATCTGGTGAAACATCCAAAACTGTAACAGTCACAAATACGTTGCCAACCGATAACTCGCAAACAGTTCAACAAAAAACAGAAGAAACGCCAGTTATCGTTAGTGAAAATGCAGTACCTGTTAGTGAGAatgaagttagaaaatttggtatcgaagattttaattttatcaaagttCTTGGTAAAGGTAGTTTTGGAAAAGTGATGCTTGTAGAACGAAAAGCTAATCCTGATGAAGTATACGCcgtgaaaattttaagaaaagatGCGATTATACAAGACGATGATGTTGACTGTACAATGACGGAAAAGCGAATTTTGACGTTGGCAGCAAAGCATCCTTTCCTCACTGCTATTCACAGTTGCTTTCAGACAAGCGATCGGTTGTTCTTTGTTATGGAGTACGTGAACGGAg GTGATTTAATGTTCCATATTCAGAGAGCTCGAAAATTCGATGAAGCAAGAGCACGTTTCTACGCAGCAGAAGTTACACTTGCATTGCAATTTCTTCATAAACATCATGTTATATACCGAGATCTTAAATTGGACAATATATTACTCGACCAGGAAGGTCACTGTAAATTAGCAGATTTTGGAATGTGTAAAGAGGGTATCATTGAAGGGAACACAACTACGTCGACATTTTGTGGAACTCCCGATTATATTGCACCCGAAATTCTTCAAGAATTGCAATATGGCGCCAGCGTCGATTGGTGGGCATTAGGCGTTTTAATGTACGAAATGATGGCTGGTCAACCACCTTTTGAAGCGGATAACGAAGATGATTTATTCGAATCTATTTTGCGAGACGACGTGCTTTACCCAATTTGGATCTCGAAAGAAGCAGTGTCTATTTTGAAAGGATTTATGACAAAGAATCCTGCTAAAAGATTAGGCTGCGTTGCTGCTAACGGTGGCGAGAGCGCTATAAAAGCCCATCCATTTTTTCAAGAAATGGACTGGGACGCTCTCGAAGCGCGCAAAGTAAAACCACCGATTAGGCCAAAAATT AAAAGTAAAAAAGATGCCATGAACTTCGACACAGAATTCACGAAAGAAGATCCTGTACTGACACCGGAAAATCCAGAAGAAGTGAACTATATCAATCAAGAGGAATTCCAAGGCTTCTCTTTCATCAACAAAGACTTCAACCCAGCCAGGTTTGGAGCGCAGTAA
- the Pkc98E gene encoding protein kinase C isoform X1 → MFTGTMKIQICEAVGLRATNKQRKFWQDEPILDPYVQLDVDENHLDRSSTKPKTFDPVWNESFTHEVQDAVMLGLTVFHDAALPPDYFVANCSIPFEELVSRNDKPADFWVDLEPQGKLRVRIDLKWNDQDQRTGCGTSDGAGIGGRGGGSITAGKEPRREFKERQGFNRRRFAMRRRVHQANGHKFMATFLRQPTFCSHCREFIWGLGKQGYQCQVCTCVVHKRCHKLVITKCPGMRDESSQDTESPRFSIDMPHRFVVHNFKRFTFCDHCGSLLYGLYRQGLQCEACDMNVHKRCQKNVANNCGIDTKAMAEILSTMNISPDKQIKTPKINYRTTTCQSGETSKTVTVTNTLPTDNSQTVQQKTEETPVIVSENAVPVSENEVRKFGIEDFNFIKVLGKGSFGKVMLVERKANPDEVYAVKILRKDAIIQDDDVDCTMTEKRILTLAAKHPFLTAIHSCFQTSDRLFFVMEYVNGGDLMFHIQRARKFDEARARFYAAEVTLALQFLHKHHVIYRDLKLDNILLDQEGHCKLADFGMCKEGIIEGNTTTSTFCGTPDYIAPEILQELQYGASVDWWALGVLMYEMMAGQPPFEADNEDDLFESILRDDVLYPIWISKEAVSILKGFMTKNPAKRLGCVAANGGESAIKAHPFFQEMDWDALEARKVKPPIRPKIKSKKDAMNFDTEFTKEDPVLTPENPEEVNYINQEEFQGFSFINKDFNPARFGAQ, encoded by the exons ATGTTCACCGGGACAATGAAGATCCAAATATGCGAAGCGGTCGGACTTAGGGCGACTAACAAGCAACGCAAGTTCTGGCAGGATGAACCTATACTCGATCCTTACGTTCAACTCGACGTTGACGAGAATCATCTTGATCGCTCCTCCACCAAACCGAAAACCTTCGATCCGGTATGGAACGAGAGTTTCACCCACGAAGTCCAAGACGCGGTGATGCTTGGACTCACTGTCTTCCACGATGCGGCATTACCGCCGGATTATTTCGTCGCCAATTGCAGTATCCCTTTCGAGGAACTTGTCAGCAGAAATGACAAACCTGCGGATTTTTGG gtTGACCTTGAACCTCAAGGAAAACTCAGGGTTAGGATTGACTTAAAGTGGAATGATCAAG ATCAACGAACAGGCTGTGGTACAAGTGATGGAGCAGGTATCGGAGGCAGAGGTGGTGGAAGCATCACTGCTGGGAAAGAACCCAGGAGGGAGTTCAAAGAACGACAGGGTTTCAATCGGCGAAGGTTTGCAATGCGACGCAGAGTTCATCAAGCAAATGGTCATAAATTTATGGCTACTTTCCTGAGGCAACCGACTTTCTGTTCTCACTGCCGTGAATTTATATG GGGCTTGGGCAAGCAGGGCTATCAGTGTCAAG TTTGCACATGCGTTGTTCATAAGAGGTGCCACAAGTTAGTTATTACAAAATGCCCAGGCATGAGAGACGag TCAAGTCAAGATACAGAAAGTCCACGTTTCAGTATAGATATGCCACACCGTTTTGTTGTTCACAATTTCAAGAGATTTACTTTTTGTGACCATTGTGGTTCACTATTGTATGGCTTGTATAGACAAGGTTTACAATGCGAAG CTTGTGATATGAATGTTCACAAAAGATGTCAGAAGAATGTAGCAAATAACTGTGGTATTGATACTAAAGCTATGGCTGAGATTTTAAGTACAATGAATATATCACcagataaacaaataaaaactcCAAAGATTAATTATAGAACAACAACTTGTCAATCTGGTGAAACATCCAAAACTGTAACAGTCACAAATACGTTGCCAACCGATAACTCGCAAACAGTTCAACAAAAAACAGAAGAAACGCCAGTTATCGTTAGTGAAAATGCAGTACCTGTTAGTGAGAatgaagttagaaaatttggtatcgaagattttaattttatcaaagttCTTGGTAAAGGTAGTTTTGGAAAAGTGATGCTTGTAGAACGAAAAGCTAATCCTGATGAAGTATACGCcgtgaaaattttaagaaaagatGCGATTATACAAGACGATGATGTTGACTGTACAATGACGGAAAAGCGAATTTTGACGTTGGCAGCAAAGCATCCTTTCCTCACTGCTATTCACAGTTGCTTTCAGACAAGCGATCGGTTGTTCTTTGTTATGGAGTACGTGAACGGAg GTGATTTAATGTTCCATATTCAGAGAGCTCGAAAATTCGATGAAGCAAGAGCACGTTTCTACGCAGCAGAAGTTACACTTGCATTGCAATTTCTTCATAAACATCATGTTATATACCGAGATCTTAAATTGGACAATATATTACTCGACCAGGAAGGTCACTGTAAATTAGCAGATTTTGGAATGTGTAAAGAGGGTATCATTGAAGGGAACACAACTACGTCGACATTTTGTGGAACTCCCGATTATATTGCACCCGAAATTCTTCAAGAATTGCAATATGGCGCCAGCGTCGATTGGTGGGCATTAGGCGTTTTAATGTACGAAATGATGGCTGGTCAACCACCTTTTGAAGCGGATAACGAAGATGATTTATTCGAATCTATTTTGCGAGACGACGTGCTTTACCCAATTTGGATCTCGAAAGAAGCAGTGTCTATTTTGAAAGGATTTATGACAAAGAATCCTGCTAAAAGATTAGGCTGCGTTGCTGCTAACGGTGGCGAGAGCGCTATAAAAGCCCATCCATTTTTTCAAGAAATGGACTGGGACGCTCTCGAAGCGCGCAAAGTAAAACCACCGATTAGGCCAAAAATT AAAAGTAAAAAAGATGCCATGAACTTCGACACAGAATTCACGAAAGAAGATCCTGTACTGACACCGGAAAATCCAGAAGAAGTGAACTATATCAATCAAGAGGAATTCCAAGGCTTCTCTTTCATCAACAAAGACTTCAACCCAGCCAGGTTTGGAGCGCAGTAA
- the Pkc98E gene encoding protein kinase C isoform X3 encodes MSMKIKVDLEPQGKLRVRIDLKWNDQDQRTGCGTSDGAGIGGRGGGSITAGKEPRREFKERQGFNRRRFAMRRRVHQANGHKFMATFLRQPTFCSHCREFIWGLGKQGYQCQVCTCVVHKRCHKLVITKCPGMRDESSQDTESPRFSIDMPHRFVVHNFKRFTFCDHCGSLLYGLYRQGLQCEACDMNVHKRCQKNVANNCGIDTKAMAEILSTMNISPDKQIKTPKINYRTTTCQSGETSKTVTVTNTLPTDNSQTVQQKTEETPVIVSENAVPVSENEVRKFGIEDFNFIKVLGKGSFGKVMLVERKANPDEVYAVKILRKDAIIQDDDVDCTMTEKRILTLAAKHPFLTAIHSCFQTSDRLFFVMEYVNGGDLMFHIQRARKFDEARARFYAAEVTLALQFLHKHHVIYRDLKLDNILLDQEGHCKLADFGMCKEGIIEGNTTTSTFCGTPDYIAPEILQELQYGASVDWWALGVLMYEMMAGQPPFEADNEDDLFESILRDDVLYPIWISKEAVSILKGFMTKNPAKRLGCVAANGGESAIKAHPFFQEMDWDALEARKVKPPIRPKIKSKKDAMNFDTEFTKEDPVLTPENPEEVNYINQEEFQGFSFINKDFNPARFGAQ; translated from the exons ATGTCAATGAAAATTAAA gtTGACCTTGAACCTCAAGGAAAACTCAGGGTTAGGATTGACTTAAAGTGGAATGATCAAG ATCAACGAACAGGCTGTGGTACAAGTGATGGAGCAGGTATCGGAGGCAGAGGTGGTGGAAGCATCACTGCTGGGAAAGAACCCAGGAGGGAGTTCAAAGAACGACAGGGTTTCAATCGGCGAAGGTTTGCAATGCGACGCAGAGTTCATCAAGCAAATGGTCATAAATTTATGGCTACTTTCCTGAGGCAACCGACTTTCTGTTCTCACTGCCGTGAATTTATATG GGGCTTGGGCAAGCAGGGCTATCAGTGTCAAG TTTGCACATGCGTTGTTCATAAGAGGTGCCACAAGTTAGTTATTACAAAATGCCCAGGCATGAGAGACGag TCAAGTCAAGATACAGAAAGTCCACGTTTCAGTATAGATATGCCACACCGTTTTGTTGTTCACAATTTCAAGAGATTTACTTTTTGTGACCATTGTGGTTCACTATTGTATGGCTTGTATAGACAAGGTTTACAATGCGAAG CTTGTGATATGAATGTTCACAAAAGATGTCAGAAGAATGTAGCAAATAACTGTGGTATTGATACTAAAGCTATGGCTGAGATTTTAAGTACAATGAATATATCACcagataaacaaataaaaactcCAAAGATTAATTATAGAACAACAACTTGTCAATCTGGTGAAACATCCAAAACTGTAACAGTCACAAATACGTTGCCAACCGATAACTCGCAAACAGTTCAACAAAAAACAGAAGAAACGCCAGTTATCGTTAGTGAAAATGCAGTACCTGTTAGTGAGAatgaagttagaaaatttggtatcgaagattttaattttatcaaagttCTTGGTAAAGGTAGTTTTGGAAAAGTGATGCTTGTAGAACGAAAAGCTAATCCTGATGAAGTATACGCcgtgaaaattttaagaaaagatGCGATTATACAAGACGATGATGTTGACTGTACAATGACGGAAAAGCGAATTTTGACGTTGGCAGCAAAGCATCCTTTCCTCACTGCTATTCACAGTTGCTTTCAGACAAGCGATCGGTTGTTCTTTGTTATGGAGTACGTGAACGGAg GTGATTTAATGTTCCATATTCAGAGAGCTCGAAAATTCGATGAAGCAAGAGCACGTTTCTACGCAGCAGAAGTTACACTTGCATTGCAATTTCTTCATAAACATCATGTTATATACCGAGATCTTAAATTGGACAATATATTACTCGACCAGGAAGGTCACTGTAAATTAGCAGATTTTGGAATGTGTAAAGAGGGTATCATTGAAGGGAACACAACTACGTCGACATTTTGTGGAACTCCCGATTATATTGCACCCGAAATTCTTCAAGAATTGCAATATGGCGCCAGCGTCGATTGGTGGGCATTAGGCGTTTTAATGTACGAAATGATGGCTGGTCAACCACCTTTTGAAGCGGATAACGAAGATGATTTATTCGAATCTATTTTGCGAGACGACGTGCTTTACCCAATTTGGATCTCGAAAGAAGCAGTGTCTATTTTGAAAGGATTTATGACAAAGAATCCTGCTAAAAGATTAGGCTGCGTTGCTGCTAACGGTGGCGAGAGCGCTATAAAAGCCCATCCATTTTTTCAAGAAATGGACTGGGACGCTCTCGAAGCGCGCAAAGTAAAACCACCGATTAGGCCAAAAATT AAAAGTAAAAAAGATGCCATGAACTTCGACACAGAATTCACGAAAGAAGATCCTGTACTGACACCGGAAAATCCAGAAGAAGTGAACTATATCAATCAAGAGGAATTCCAAGGCTTCTCTTTCATCAACAAAGACTTCAACCCAGCCAGGTTTGGAGCGCAGTAA
- the Pkc98E gene encoding protein kinase C isoform X4: MSMKIKVDLEPQGKLRVRIDLKWNDQGCGTSDGAGIGGRGGGSITAGKEPRREFKERQGFNRRRFAMRRRVHQANGHKFMATFLRQPTFCSHCREFIWGLGKQGYQCQVCTCVVHKRCHKLVITKCPGMRDESSQDTESPRFSIDMPHRFVVHNFKRFTFCDHCGSLLYGLYRQGLQCEACDMNVHKRCQKNVANNCGIDTKAMAEILSTMNISPDKQIKTPKINYRTTTCQSGETSKTVTVTNTLPTDNSQTVQQKTEETPVIVSENAVPVSENEVRKFGIEDFNFIKVLGKGSFGKVMLVERKANPDEVYAVKILRKDAIIQDDDVDCTMTEKRILTLAAKHPFLTAIHSCFQTSDRLFFVMEYVNGGDLMFHIQRARKFDEARARFYAAEVTLALQFLHKHHVIYRDLKLDNILLDQEGHCKLADFGMCKEGIIEGNTTTSTFCGTPDYIAPEILQELQYGASVDWWALGVLMYEMMAGQPPFEADNEDDLFESILRDDVLYPIWISKEAVSILKGFMTKNPAKRLGCVAANGGESAIKAHPFFQEMDWDALEARKVKPPIRPKIKSKKDAMNFDTEFTKEDPVLTPENPEEVNYINQEEFQGFSFINKDFNPARFGAQ, encoded by the exons ATGTCAATGAAAATTAAA gtTGACCTTGAACCTCAAGGAAAACTCAGGGTTAGGATTGACTTAAAGTGGAATGATCAAG GCTGTGGTACAAGTGATGGAGCAGGTATCGGAGGCAGAGGTGGTGGAAGCATCACTGCTGGGAAAGAACCCAGGAGGGAGTTCAAAGAACGACAGGGTTTCAATCGGCGAAGGTTTGCAATGCGACGCAGAGTTCATCAAGCAAATGGTCATAAATTTATGGCTACTTTCCTGAGGCAACCGACTTTCTGTTCTCACTGCCGTGAATTTATATG GGGCTTGGGCAAGCAGGGCTATCAGTGTCAAG TTTGCACATGCGTTGTTCATAAGAGGTGCCACAAGTTAGTTATTACAAAATGCCCAGGCATGAGAGACGag TCAAGTCAAGATACAGAAAGTCCACGTTTCAGTATAGATATGCCACACCGTTTTGTTGTTCACAATTTCAAGAGATTTACTTTTTGTGACCATTGTGGTTCACTATTGTATGGCTTGTATAGACAAGGTTTACAATGCGAAG CTTGTGATATGAATGTTCACAAAAGATGTCAGAAGAATGTAGCAAATAACTGTGGTATTGATACTAAAGCTATGGCTGAGATTTTAAGTACAATGAATATATCACcagataaacaaataaaaactcCAAAGATTAATTATAGAACAACAACTTGTCAATCTGGTGAAACATCCAAAACTGTAACAGTCACAAATACGTTGCCAACCGATAACTCGCAAACAGTTCAACAAAAAACAGAAGAAACGCCAGTTATCGTTAGTGAAAATGCAGTACCTGTTAGTGAGAatgaagttagaaaatttggtatcgaagattttaattttatcaaagttCTTGGTAAAGGTAGTTTTGGAAAAGTGATGCTTGTAGAACGAAAAGCTAATCCTGATGAAGTATACGCcgtgaaaattttaagaaaagatGCGATTATACAAGACGATGATGTTGACTGTACAATGACGGAAAAGCGAATTTTGACGTTGGCAGCAAAGCATCCTTTCCTCACTGCTATTCACAGTTGCTTTCAGACAAGCGATCGGTTGTTCTTTGTTATGGAGTACGTGAACGGAg GTGATTTAATGTTCCATATTCAGAGAGCTCGAAAATTCGATGAAGCAAGAGCACGTTTCTACGCAGCAGAAGTTACACTTGCATTGCAATTTCTTCATAAACATCATGTTATATACCGAGATCTTAAATTGGACAATATATTACTCGACCAGGAAGGTCACTGTAAATTAGCAGATTTTGGAATGTGTAAAGAGGGTATCATTGAAGGGAACACAACTACGTCGACATTTTGTGGAACTCCCGATTATATTGCACCCGAAATTCTTCAAGAATTGCAATATGGCGCCAGCGTCGATTGGTGGGCATTAGGCGTTTTAATGTACGAAATGATGGCTGGTCAACCACCTTTTGAAGCGGATAACGAAGATGATTTATTCGAATCTATTTTGCGAGACGACGTGCTTTACCCAATTTGGATCTCGAAAGAAGCAGTGTCTATTTTGAAAGGATTTATGACAAAGAATCCTGCTAAAAGATTAGGCTGCGTTGCTGCTAACGGTGGCGAGAGCGCTATAAAAGCCCATCCATTTTTTCAAGAAATGGACTGGGACGCTCTCGAAGCGCGCAAAGTAAAACCACCGATTAGGCCAAAAATT AAAAGTAAAAAAGATGCCATGAACTTCGACACAGAATTCACGAAAGAAGATCCTGTACTGACACCGGAAAATCCAGAAGAAGTGAACTATATCAATCAAGAGGAATTCCAAGGCTTCTCTTTCATCAACAAAGACTTCAACCCAGCCAGGTTTGGAGCGCAGTAA